CCTGGAGGATGTGATTTAAGTCTTCAGGTGCTTTACCACAGAGTGAGCAAGTAGGGTCGATTAGATACACCTCCAAGGCTAGGTGGCGCATGCTACCGCCCGACACAAAGGGAAGGCCGCCATCCATCCATTGAAAATATCCACATCCACCTTGAATCCATGTGCGCGGACGTTCGAGAAGTAAATATTGCTCAAGGAGGATGATGCGGTGATTTTACCTGATGACTTTGAGTGCGGCAGTCATGCTTTCGAGATTGTTTCTATCTGTCAGGCGTGAAGCATTTCAGAAGAGAAATATTCACCGTGCTCTGCCAGCAACAATGAAAGCTTGGCGCACGCACAAATTTGGAGATCTCCAGGAACTCGTACTGGAGGAAACTACACTGCCTCAGCTGAGATCACCAAACGATGTTCTCGTCAAGGTTTACGCGACAAGCGTCAATCCGCTGGACGTCGCAATGATGGGTGGGTTGTTGGGTGTTGATAGCTGTTGCCATAACATACCAATTTCCTCTTCAGATGGCTATGGTCGTAAGGTAATCGACGTACTCAGAAGCATCCAACACTTTCCTTATACGTCACCGAGATTTCCTCTTATCTTGGGCCGAGATTTTTCGGGACAAGTCGTTTCTGTTGGACAAGGAGTCAAGCATTTCAGAATTGGTGACGAGGTGAGCTCTTTTCATTCTCCTTCCTGTGCCATATAATGCCAGTGGCATACGTTATAGAAATGGTTCTGACCTCTTCCTAAGGTCTGGGGAGCAACAATGGCAGGACACCAAGGTTCACACGCGGAGTACCTTGCTGTATCTTCAAACATTGTAACACAATGCAGCGCGAGTGTTTCATACCGCTTGTAATACAATATATATCCTCTAGATCTCACACAAACCAAAGACGTTACCTCACTTGGAGAGTGCATCATTCCCCTACGTTGCCCTGACAGCTTGGGCGGCCATCAAGACTGTGGGAAACTTGAGCCGAAGCAATGCCAACAAAAAGCGGTAAAGTGGAAAAAGTGGTAAAGTGTCTTCTTCCTCTGAATCTCTCAATGCCTGCAGGTGCCTCGTGATTGGTGGATCGGGTGGTGTCGGAACATTCGCCATACAGGTTACGTTTTCCAGTATAATTCACTCCCAATCATGTATCTGGTTTTACCACGTACTATTTATTAGCAATTTATACGAATGTGCGACGTAAATAATGTTTGACTGCAACAATAGCATGTGAAGCACATTTTGATGTCACAACGTGCGGTCCCTATAAATTGCGAGGTACATACGTTGGAATAAATACGTGCACTTTAACAGTGGCCAGCTTGCTCGGCAGAAAGCAAGACGAGATAACATCCCAATGTATCGGTAGCACCAGATTTGAACCCGAATTACATATTTACCTTCCAAATCCGGTGAAGGTATTTAACCCGAGGAAGCCTTTACGAGTGAATATTTATTGCCACTGTGTTTTGGGTATAAAAGGGACTATTTCCCGTAGAGAAGCACTCCCAGTTGAGAGACTGTCTCGCAAGAAAAGTGTGTGTGAAAAAACTATCgcctccaggggttctttaacgtAGG
This portion of the Ornithodoros turicata isolate Travis chromosome 3, ASM3712646v1, whole genome shotgun sequence genome encodes:
- the LOC135387776 gene encoding reticulon-4-interacting protein 1 homolog, mitochondrial-like; this translates as MTLSAAVMLSRLFLSVRREAFQKRNIHRALPATMKAWRTHKFGDLQELVLEETTLPQLRSPNDVLVKVYATSVNPLDVAMMDGYGRKVIDVLRSIQHFPYTSPRFPLILGRDFSGQVVSVGQGVKHFRIGDEVWGATMAGHQGSHAEYLAVSSNIISHKPKTLPHLESASFPYVALTAWAAIKTVGNLSRSNANKKRCLVIGGSGGVGTFAIQLLKSWNANVTATCRSDAVDLLSRLGADSLMDYTAPDFLQQLKASQRFDFILDCVGGEYHNLAPKLLHKGKLAPCVTVVSPVLKNTDEHGLIQGFALSACHAAQTTIKELVEGRSVRWAFFYPNAAALKEIAAKIDSGKISPVVNETFCFEDTRTAYHSVKDGHLRGKNVIAVGQEKQQ